The proteins below are encoded in one region of Paeniglutamicibacter cryotolerans:
- a CDS encoding M13 family metallopeptidase codes for MTVESTAANAQPTRASNAASHRDDSVRPQDDLYRNANGGWLRTAQIPGDQGSFGSFMQLRDDSEAAVFAIIKAAQADHLLPDGTPDDRKVRIGNLYTSFMDEEGIEARGMDPIRADLAAVFATTSIAELVALTGRFQRQGVSGFVSVGVSSDAGQPDRNLLTFLQGGLGLPDESYYREEQFAELYTEYGTHLGRLLALAGIENPEAAAAMVLDLETALAAHHWDRVKCRDAQARYNLLTSAQLFETMPSMVGWLAGAGIGEGHFSEVDVWQPSYLAGLEAVLTSQPLASWQNWLAVQLVRSNAAYMSKAFVMENFSFYSMKLAGTKELKERWKRGVAFTEGAVGEDIGQLYVREHFPQRSKDLMEGLVKQLIEAYRQSISVLPWMGAETIEKALEKLSLFRTKIGYPNQWIDYSAVSTVPDDVIANVASANAFEFARELKKIDDGVDRELWFMYPQTVNAYYHPLLNEIAFPAGILRSPFFAADRDAASNFGAIGAVIGHEIGHGFDDQGSQFDGTGELRNWWTDEDRAAFEELTGKLVAQYDALVPPEAPEYKVNGKLTLGENIGDLGGLGIAYKAYRLDLADRGLAEDEVVDGLTGDQRFFYAWAECWRTLTRPETMVTRITTDPHSPGEFRCNQVPKNMEAFHRAFDTKPGDGMWLDPADRVEIW; via the coding sequence ATGACCGTCGAATCCACTGCAGCCAACGCCCAGCCCACAAGGGCATCAAACGCTGCGAGTCACCGGGACGATTCCGTTCGACCTCAGGACGACCTCTACCGCAATGCAAATGGTGGATGGTTGCGCACCGCCCAGATCCCAGGTGATCAGGGAAGCTTCGGATCTTTCATGCAATTGCGCGATGATTCGGAAGCCGCGGTGTTTGCCATTATCAAGGCGGCACAAGCCGACCATCTGCTCCCTGACGGCACTCCAGACGATCGCAAGGTACGGATCGGCAACCTTTACACCAGCTTCATGGACGAAGAGGGCATCGAGGCTCGGGGCATGGACCCGATTCGCGCGGATCTTGCTGCCGTCTTTGCGACCACCAGCATTGCCGAGCTGGTCGCGCTGACCGGACGCTTCCAACGTCAGGGTGTTAGTGGTTTTGTCTCGGTGGGAGTCAGCAGCGATGCAGGACAGCCGGACCGGAACCTGCTGACCTTCCTGCAAGGTGGGCTCGGACTTCCCGATGAGTCCTACTACCGTGAGGAGCAGTTCGCTGAGCTATACACCGAATACGGCACGCATCTGGGTCGGCTGCTGGCGTTGGCGGGAATTGAGAATCCAGAGGCTGCGGCAGCCATGGTTCTTGATTTGGAAACAGCACTGGCGGCGCACCACTGGGACCGGGTGAAATGCCGGGATGCACAGGCCCGCTATAACCTGCTGACATCGGCACAGCTCTTCGAGACCATGCCATCGATGGTCGGCTGGCTCGCGGGAGCCGGCATCGGCGAAGGGCACTTTTCCGAGGTTGACGTCTGGCAGCCCAGCTACCTCGCGGGCCTTGAAGCAGTTCTTACATCCCAGCCGCTGGCCAGCTGGCAGAACTGGTTGGCAGTGCAACTGGTCCGAAGCAATGCCGCATACATGTCCAAGGCCTTCGTGATGGAGAACTTCTCCTTCTACTCGATGAAGCTAGCCGGCACCAAGGAGCTCAAGGAGCGTTGGAAGCGGGGAGTGGCCTTCACCGAGGGCGCGGTCGGCGAGGACATCGGACAGCTTTACGTGCGGGAGCACTTCCCACAACGAAGCAAGGACCTGATGGAGGGCCTGGTTAAGCAACTCATCGAGGCGTACCGCCAGTCGATTTCGGTGCTGCCTTGGATGGGAGCGGAAACGATCGAAAAGGCGCTGGAGAAGCTCTCCTTGTTCCGGACGAAGATCGGATATCCGAACCAGTGGATCGACTATTCTGCCGTCAGCACCGTTCCGGATGACGTCATAGCGAACGTGGCGAGCGCCAACGCGTTCGAGTTTGCCCGTGAGCTGAAGAAGATAGACGATGGCGTGGACCGCGAACTGTGGTTCATGTACCCACAAACGGTTAACGCCTACTATCACCCGCTCCTCAATGAGATCGCGTTCCCGGCGGGTATCCTGCGGTCACCGTTCTTCGCCGCCGACCGAGATGCGGCCTCTAATTTCGGGGCCATTGGAGCCGTCATCGGCCACGAGATCGGCCACGGGTTCGATGACCAGGGCTCGCAGTTCGACGGAACGGGTGAACTGCGGAACTGGTGGACCGACGAGGACCGGGCGGCCTTCGAGGAACTCACCGGGAAGCTAGTCGCGCAGTATGACGCACTGGTTCCTCCGGAGGCTCCCGAATACAAGGTCAACGGCAAACTGACCCTGGGCGAGAACATCGGGGACCTGGGCGGCTTGGGAATCGCCTACAAGGCCTACCGGTTGGACCTGGCAGACCGTGGCTTGGCAGAGGACGAAGTAGTGGACGGGCTCACCGGTGACCAACGCTTCTTCTATGCGTGGGCTGAGTGCTGGCGGACCCTGACCCGTCCGGAAACCATGGTCACCCGGATCACCACCGACCCGCACTCCCCGGGGGAATTCCGTTGCAACCAGGTGCCCAAGAACATGGAGGCCTTCCACCGGGCCTTTGATACCAAGCCCGGTGACGGAATGTGGCTCGACCCTGCCGACCGGGTAGAAATCTGGTAG
- the lysS gene encoding lysine--tRNA ligase, with protein sequence MTADEITPIAKTVDTSDQRQVRMDKRAELLARGIEAYPVGVARTHSLNEVRQNWAHLEDGQETEDQASVVGRIVFMRNTGKLCFATLQESGENGKAVRLQVMLSLANVGEESLADWKHLVDLGDHVAIQGTVISSRRGELSIMATEWQMASKALRPMPMLHADLNEETRVRQRYADLIVRDEAREMIYKRDAITRAVRETLYGHDYVEVETPMMQLVHGGALARPFHTHLNAFNQDMTLRIATELYLKRTVVGGIPRVFEIGRLFRNEGVDSTHSPEFTTLECYEVYADQFIMAERIQQIILNAADAIGAGRVLETSRGTINLDGEWAWLSVYPALSEAVGMEITPETDAAVLRGIAEKHGVKINPTWGSEKLVIELFGEIVEPTLINPTFVYDYPPAAQPLARPHRSKPGIIEAWDLIIGGMERGTAFSELIDPVVQRERLTEQSLLASGGDDEAMQLDEDFLRALEYGAPPMGGIGLGIDRLVMLFTDVGIRETILFPLLKPEA encoded by the coding sequence GTGACTGCCGACGAAATTACTCCCATTGCCAAGACCGTGGATACCAGCGACCAGCGCCAGGTGCGCATGGACAAGCGCGCCGAGCTCCTAGCCCGCGGTATCGAGGCTTACCCGGTGGGCGTAGCCCGCACCCATTCGCTGAACGAGGTCCGCCAGAACTGGGCCCACCTCGAAGACGGCCAAGAGACCGAGGATCAAGCCTCCGTTGTCGGCCGCATTGTCTTCATGCGCAATACCGGCAAGCTCTGCTTCGCTACGCTCCAGGAATCCGGGGAGAACGGCAAGGCAGTGCGCCTGCAGGTCATGCTTTCCCTTGCCAATGTCGGTGAGGAGTCACTGGCCGATTGGAAGCATCTGGTCGACCTCGGTGACCACGTGGCTATCCAAGGCACAGTGATTTCCTCGCGCCGCGGCGAGCTCTCGATCATGGCCACGGAATGGCAGATGGCATCCAAGGCCCTGCGCCCGATGCCGATGCTGCACGCCGACCTCAACGAGGAAACCCGCGTCCGCCAGCGCTACGCCGACTTGATCGTGCGAGACGAGGCCCGCGAAATGATCTATAAGCGCGACGCCATCACCCGCGCGGTGCGCGAGACCCTGTACGGCCACGACTACGTCGAGGTGGAAACCCCGATGATGCAGTTGGTCCACGGTGGAGCCCTGGCCCGTCCGTTCCATACGCACCTGAATGCGTTCAATCAGGACATGACGCTGCGCATTGCCACCGAGCTCTACCTCAAGCGCACCGTAGTCGGCGGGATCCCGCGCGTCTTCGAAATCGGGCGCCTGTTCCGCAACGAGGGCGTGGACTCCACCCACTCGCCGGAATTCACCACCCTGGAATGCTATGAGGTCTATGCAGACCAGTTCATCATGGCCGAACGCATCCAGCAGATCATCCTCAATGCGGCAGACGCCATCGGCGCAGGCCGCGTTCTGGAAACCAGTCGCGGAACGATCAACCTCGATGGCGAATGGGCCTGGCTCAGCGTCTACCCCGCGTTGTCCGAAGCCGTGGGCATGGAGATCACCCCGGAGACCGATGCAGCTGTCCTGCGCGGCATCGCCGAAAAGCACGGGGTGAAGATCAACCCGACGTGGGGCTCGGAGAAGCTGGTGATCGAGCTCTTCGGCGAAATCGTCGAGCCGACGCTGATCAACCCGACTTTCGTCTACGACTACCCTCCGGCCGCACAGCCACTGGCCCGTCCGCACCGTTCCAAGCCGGGCATCATCGAGGCCTGGGACCTGATCATCGGCGGCATGGAGCGCGGTACCGCGTTCTCCGAGCTGATCGACCCTGTGGTACAGCGAGAACGCCTCACCGAGCAGTCGCTGCTGGCATCCGGCGGCGACGACGAGGCAATGCAGCTGGACGAGGACTTCCTGCGCGCGCTCGAGTACGGCGCGCCGCCCATGGGCGGCATCGGGCTTGGCATAGACCGCCTGGTCATGCTTTTCACCGATGTTGGAATCCGCGAAACAATCCTATTCCCCCTCCTGAAGCCCGAGGCATAA
- a CDS encoding histone-like nucleoid-structuring protein Lsr2 produces the protein MARKVEISLVDDLDGGVATESIVFGIDGEHYEIDLGEKNAAKFREVLKPYIKAGQPSSQFSAKEAPAIRAWAKAQGLEVSARGRLNAEVIAAYREANK, from the coding sequence ATGGCACGCAAGGTAGAAATTTCTTTGGTAGATGATTTGGATGGTGGCGTCGCCACTGAAAGCATTGTTTTCGGTATTGACGGCGAGCATTACGAAATCGATCTCGGCGAGAAGAATGCCGCAAAGTTCCGTGAGGTGCTGAAGCCTTACATCAAGGCGGGCCAGCCTTCGTCGCAGTTCTCCGCAAAGGAGGCTCCGGCGATCCGCGCTTGGGCCAAGGCGCAGGGCCTTGAGGTCAGCGCCCGCGGCCGCCTCAATGCAGAGGTCATTGCGGCATATCGCGAAGCCAACAAGTAA
- a CDS encoding ATP-dependent Clp protease ATP-binding subunit, protein MFERFTDRARRVVVLAQEEARMLNHNYIGTEHVLLGLIHEGEGVAAKALESLNISLGAVREQVQEIIGQGQQAPSGHIPFTPRAKKVLELSLREALQLGHNYIGTEHILLGLIREGEGVAAQVLVKLGADLSRVRQQVIQLLSGYQGGKETTGAGVSSGGQAEGTPAGSAVLDQFGRNLTAAAREGKLDPVIGREFEMERVMQVLSRRTKNNPVLIGEPGVGKTAVVEGLAQAIVRGDVPETIKDKQLYTLDLGSLVAGSRYRGDFEERLKKVLKEIRTRGDIILFIDEIHTLVGAGAAEGAIDAASILKPMLARGELQTIGATTLDEYRKHIEKDAALERRFQPIQVKEPSVEHTTEILRGLRDRYEAHHRVSITDGALVAAAQLAHRYISDRFLPDKAIDLIDEAGARLRIRRMTAPPALKEMDVEIANVRREKEAAIDAQDFEGAAALRDKESKLQDARAVKEKAWKNGDMDEIAEVDEELIAEVLANSTGIPVVKLTEEESSRLLNMEDELHKRVIGQNEAIKAISQAIRRTRAGLKDPNRPGGSFIFAGPTGVGKTELAKALAEFLFGEEDALITLDMSEYSEKHTVSRLFGAPPGYVGYEEGGQLTEKVRRRPFSVVLFDEVEKAHADLFNSLLQILEDGRLTDSQGRVVDFKNTVIIMTTNLGTRDISKGVMTGFQSATDTRTGYNRMQAKVQEELRQHFRPEFLNRVDDVVVFPQLTQDEIVQIVDLFLDRLKKRLVDRNMTIELSPAARILLATRGYDPSMGARPLRRVMQREIEDQLSEKILFGELTSGQHIKVDVEGEGDEATFTFTGEGGTPELEGEPAPVAIEG, encoded by the coding sequence ATGTTTGAGAGATTTACCGACCGTGCCCGTCGCGTTGTCGTGCTCGCCCAAGAAGAGGCGCGCATGCTCAACCACAACTACATCGGAACCGAGCACGTTTTGCTCGGCCTCATTCATGAGGGCGAGGGTGTTGCCGCCAAGGCCCTCGAGTCCCTGAACATTTCCCTGGGCGCCGTGCGCGAACAGGTGCAGGAGATCATCGGGCAGGGCCAACAGGCCCCCTCCGGTCACATCCCCTTCACCCCGCGGGCGAAGAAGGTCCTGGAGCTCTCGCTGCGCGAGGCCTTGCAGTTGGGACACAACTACATCGGCACCGAGCACATCCTGCTCGGTCTGATCCGTGAGGGCGAGGGTGTTGCCGCCCAGGTCCTGGTGAAGCTCGGAGCCGACCTCTCGCGCGTGCGCCAGCAGGTCATCCAGCTGCTCTCGGGCTACCAGGGCGGCAAGGAAACCACCGGTGCAGGAGTCAGCTCCGGAGGTCAGGCGGAGGGTACCCCTGCCGGCTCTGCAGTACTGGACCAGTTTGGGCGAAACCTCACCGCGGCAGCCCGCGAAGGCAAGCTCGACCCGGTCATCGGCCGCGAGTTCGAGATGGAACGCGTGATGCAAGTCCTCTCGCGACGTACTAAAAACAACCCGGTGCTAATCGGTGAGCCGGGCGTTGGCAAGACGGCTGTCGTCGAGGGCTTGGCCCAGGCGATCGTGCGCGGCGACGTACCCGAAACCATCAAGGACAAGCAGCTGTACACCCTGGACCTTGGGTCCCTGGTGGCAGGATCACGCTACCGCGGTGACTTCGAAGAGCGCCTGAAGAAGGTACTCAAGGAGATCCGCACCCGTGGCGACATCATCTTGTTCATCGACGAGATCCATACCCTCGTTGGTGCCGGTGCAGCCGAGGGCGCCATCGATGCCGCATCGATCCTGAAGCCGATGCTGGCCCGCGGTGAACTGCAGACCATCGGGGCCACCACGCTTGACGAGTACCGCAAGCACATCGAGAAGGACGCCGCGCTCGAGCGCCGCTTCCAGCCGATCCAGGTCAAGGAACCCTCCGTGGAACACACCACGGAGATCCTGCGCGGCCTGCGCGACCGCTACGAGGCCCACCACCGCGTGTCCATCACCGATGGTGCACTCGTGGCGGCGGCGCAGCTGGCCCACCGCTACATCTCGGACCGCTTCCTGCCGGACAAGGCCATAGACCTGATCGATGAGGCGGGCGCGCGCCTGCGCATCCGCCGCATGACCGCTCCTCCGGCACTCAAGGAAATGGACGTTGAAATCGCCAATGTCCGCCGCGAGAAGGAAGCCGCGATCGACGCCCAGGACTTCGAGGGTGCGGCTGCGCTGCGTGATAAGGAATCCAAGCTGCAGGATGCCCGCGCCGTGAAGGAAAAGGCGTGGAAGAACGGCGACATGGATGAGATCGCCGAGGTCGATGAGGAACTCATCGCCGAGGTCCTCGCCAACTCCACCGGCATCCCTGTCGTGAAGCTGACCGAAGAGGAATCCAGCCGGTTGCTCAACATGGAAGACGAGCTGCACAAGCGGGTCATCGGCCAGAACGAAGCAATCAAGGCCATCAGCCAGGCCATCCGCCGTACCCGTGCCGGCCTGAAAGATCCGAACCGCCCCGGCGGCTCGTTCATCTTCGCTGGCCCGACCGGCGTCGGCAAGACGGAGCTGGCCAAGGCGCTTGCCGAGTTCCTGTTCGGCGAGGAAGACGCGCTGATCACCTTGGACATGTCCGAGTACTCGGAAAAGCACACGGTGTCGCGTCTCTTCGGTGCCCCTCCGGGGTACGTCGGTTACGAAGAAGGCGGACAGCTCACCGAAAAGGTGCGTCGTCGCCCGTTCTCCGTGGTCCTCTTCGACGAGGTCGAGAAGGCACACGCAGACCTGTTCAACTCGCTGCTGCAGATCCTGGAAGACGGCCGGCTGACCGACTCCCAGGGCCGCGTGGTCGACTTCAAGAACACGGTGATCATCATGACCACCAACCTCGGCACCCGGGACATCTCCAAGGGCGTCATGACCGGCTTCCAGTCGGCCACTGACACACGCACCGGCTACAACCGGATGCAGGCTAAGGTCCAAGAGGAACTGCGCCAGCACTTCCGTCCCGAGTTCCTGAACCGCGTCGATGACGTGGTGGTCTTCCCGCAGCTGACCCAGGACGAAATCGTTCAGATCGTGGACCTGTTCTTGGACCGCCTCAAGAAGCGCCTGGTGGACCGCAACATGACCATCGAGCTGTCCCCGGCGGCCCGCATCCTGCTGGCTACCCGCGGCTATGATCCGTCGATGGGCGCCCGCCCGCTGCGCCGCGTCATGCAGCGCGAGATCGAGGACCAGCTCTCCGAGAAGATCCTCTTCGGCGAACTGACCTCCGGCCAGCACATCAAGGTCGACGTCGAGGGCGAAGGTGACGAGGCGACGTTCACGTTCACCGGCGAGGGTGGAACCCCCGAGCTCGAGGGCGAACCGGCACCGGTGGCCATCGAGGGCTAA
- a CDS encoding amino-acid N-acetyltransferase, whose amino-acid sequence MSSFTIRRARTPDVPGIRELVKPLADRRVLLEKEAVAYYENLQEFLVAEDSEGNLIGCGGLHVMWEDIAEVRTLATSEAWRGKGVGRVLLQRLIDEARDLGVDRVFCLTFEVGFFERNGFKAMAEQSAVDPEVYSELLRSTDEGVAEFLDLARVKPNTLGNTRMIISV is encoded by the coding sequence ATGAGCTCTTTCACTATCCGCCGTGCCCGCACCCCCGACGTCCCCGGGATCCGCGAACTCGTCAAACCGCTGGCCGACCGGCGCGTGCTGCTGGAGAAGGAAGCAGTCGCCTACTACGAGAACCTGCAGGAATTCCTCGTCGCCGAGGATTCTGAGGGAAACCTGATCGGCTGCGGCGGGCTGCACGTGATGTGGGAAGACATTGCGGAGGTGCGCACTCTTGCCACATCCGAGGCGTGGCGCGGCAAGGGCGTCGGCCGCGTCCTGTTGCAGAGGCTGATCGACGAGGCCCGCGACCTGGGCGTGGACAGGGTCTTCTGCCTGACTTTCGAGGTCGGCTTCTTCGAACGCAACGGCTTCAAGGCCATGGCCGAACAAAGCGCCGTCGATCCAGAGGTCTATTCGGAGCTACTACGCTCCACCGATGAGGGCGTCGCGGAATTCCTGGACCTGGCCCGGGTGAAGCCCAATACGCTCGGCAACACCCGGATGATCATCAGCGTCTAA
- a CDS encoding HhH-GPD family protein, whose translation MTNRKFALLHHRITQWYAASARELPWRAPDASPWSILVSEFMLQQTPVVRVQPVWEQWMQRWPEAADLAAEPASEVVRAWGRLGYPRRALRLHATAQHIVELHGGQVPRTEKELLALPGVGTYTAAAVASFAFGIPATVVDTNIRRVHARLVKGCALPEPSYTAKEAALAERLMPAHPADPEELHPLANAWNISVMELGALICTARNPRCGDCPVQDLCAWVAAGRPAPHYVPKGQAWAGTDRQVRGSMMAVLRHTPGPVGRTALVGGIDLLRPLSDMQLELGSETGSEAHEAWVVLYALAADAEQRERCLAGLIGDGLARETTAGVGLPA comes from the coding sequence GTGACGAACCGCAAGTTTGCCCTGCTCCACCACCGCATCACCCAGTGGTACGCCGCCTCCGCCCGGGAACTACCTTGGCGCGCGCCCGATGCGAGCCCCTGGTCGATTCTGGTCAGCGAATTCATGCTGCAACAGACCCCCGTGGTCCGTGTGCAACCGGTCTGGGAACAATGGATGCAACGCTGGCCCGAAGCGGCGGACCTGGCGGCCGAACCCGCCAGCGAGGTGGTCCGCGCCTGGGGTCGGCTGGGCTATCCACGCCGGGCCCTGCGCCTGCATGCCACGGCCCAGCACATCGTGGAACTCCACGGTGGGCAGGTGCCGCGCACCGAGAAGGAACTGCTCGCCCTGCCCGGAGTCGGCACCTACACAGCGGCTGCCGTGGCAAGCTTTGCCTTCGGCATCCCGGCCACCGTGGTGGACACCAATATTCGACGCGTCCATGCCCGGCTGGTCAAGGGATGTGCGCTGCCCGAGCCCTCGTATACGGCGAAGGAGGCTGCACTGGCCGAACGGCTGATGCCGGCCCACCCCGCCGATCCGGAGGAATTGCACCCGCTGGCCAATGCATGGAACATCTCGGTGATGGAGCTCGGAGCGCTGATCTGCACGGCCCGCAATCCCCGGTGTGGCGACTGTCCGGTCCAGGACCTCTGCGCCTGGGTGGCTGCCGGTAGGCCCGCGCCGCATTACGTGCCCAAGGGGCAGGCCTGGGCCGGAACGGACAGGCAGGTGCGCGGTTCGATGATGGCAGTGCTGCGCCATACCCCGGGACCGGTGGGCCGGACGGCGCTGGTCGGCGGCATCGACCTGCTGCGCCCACTATCAGACATGCAACTGGAACTCGGCTCCGAGACTGGCTCCGAGGCCCACGAGGCCTGGGTGGTGCTCTATGCGCTGGCGGCCGATGCCGAGCAACGCGAGCGCTGCCTTGCCGGGCTGATCGGCGACGGGCTGGCCCGTGAAACGACAGCAGGGGTCGGACTGCCTGCCTAA
- the disA gene encoding DNA integrity scanning diadenylate cyclase DisA, which yields MSKSPEDALRTTLARVAPGTELRDGLERILRGRTGALIVLGYDKVVDSICSGGFDINIDFFPTRLRELAKMDGAIVCDKDGSHILRAGVQLVPDHTIPTLESGTRHRTAERVAIQTGFPVISVSQSMHIIALYVQGIRHVLEGSEPVLARGNQALATLERYRSRLDQVTSSLSALEIEAVVTVRDVAVVLQRQEMVRRISEEIAQYVLELGADGRLLALQMDELSAGLGPGSEMIIKDYANLGRTELDTEEALAQIRALDSTEMIDLGKIAAILGVTPGIDSLDAVVHPPGYRMLAGIKSVPRAVADRLVASFGGLQNLMAASIEDLMAVDGIGDQRARTVREGLSRIAESSLLDRFI from the coding sequence ATGTCAAAGAGCCCCGAAGACGCGCTCAGGACCACCCTGGCGCGCGTCGCCCCGGGAACCGAACTCCGCGACGGGCTCGAGCGCATCCTGCGCGGACGCACCGGAGCCCTGATCGTGCTGGGGTACGACAAGGTCGTCGATTCCATCTGTTCGGGCGGCTTCGACATCAACATCGATTTCTTCCCGACCCGGCTGCGCGAGCTGGCCAAGATGGACGGTGCCATCGTTTGCGACAAGGACGGTTCGCACATCCTGCGCGCCGGCGTCCAGCTGGTTCCCGACCACACCATCCCCACCCTGGAATCCGGAACCCGGCACCGTACCGCCGAACGCGTGGCGATACAGACCGGCTTCCCGGTCATCTCGGTCTCGCAGTCGATGCACATCATTGCGCTCTACGTGCAGGGCATCCGGCATGTACTCGAGGGTTCCGAGCCGGTACTCGCCCGCGGCAACCAGGCTCTAGCCACGCTTGAGCGCTACCGTTCGCGCCTTGACCAAGTCACCAGCTCGCTCTCCGCCCTGGAAATCGAGGCGGTCGTGACGGTGCGCGATGTCGCCGTAGTGCTGCAGCGCCAGGAAATGGTGCGCCGCATCTCCGAGGAAATCGCCCAGTACGTGCTGGAGCTCGGCGCCGACGGCCGCCTCCTGGCCCTGCAGATGGACGAGCTGAGCGCGGGTCTGGGCCCGGGCAGCGAGATGATCATCAAGGACTACGCCAATCTCGGCCGGACTGAGCTGGACACCGAGGAGGCGCTGGCCCAGATCCGCGCCCTGGACAGCACCGAAATGATCGACCTGGGCAAGATCGCCGCGATCCTCGGCGTCACCCCGGGCATCGATTCGCTCGATGCCGTCGTCCACCCACCGGGCTACCGCATGCTGGCCGGGATCAAATCGGTTCCGCGCGCCGTGGCGGACCGGCTGGTGGCATCGTTCGGCGGCCTGCAGAACCTGATGGCGGCCAGCATCGAGGACCTGATGGCCGTGGACGGGATCGGCGACCAGCGCGCACGGACGGTGCGCGAGGGCCTCTCGCGCATCGCCGAGTCGAGCCTGCTCGACCGCTTCATCTAG
- the radA gene encoding DNA repair protein RadA — MATKTTRSKSTPAYRCGECGWATVKWVGRCGECQAWGTVEELGQVTAKTTAATSIASPALPIAEIDATAAGYRPSGVGELDRVLGGGLVPGAVILLAGEPGVGKSTLLLDVAARTARTGMRVLYVTGEESAAQVKVRAERINGIADTLFLTAENDLGLALGQIEKIEPDLLIVDSVQTLASGEVEGAAGGVTQVREVAASLINVAKRRNMATLLVGHVTKDGSIAGPRLLEHLVDVVCQFDGERHSRLRLLRAIKNRYGPTDEVGCFDLTEAGIEGLADPSGLFVTRTKDPVAGTCITVTLEGRRPLVAEVQTLLSKTTNAQPRRATSGLDAPRTAMILAVLQSRAKMDLSGLDSYVATVGGVKLSEPATDLATILALASSMHNHPLPPQFVAFGEVGLAGEVRPVPEIGRRIIEAERLGFKFAMVPASPHPPKNIPDAIRVFTVSSVFEALDIAFEQRAKN; from the coding sequence ATGGCCACCAAGACAACCCGTTCGAAATCCACTCCCGCCTACCGCTGCGGAGAGTGCGGCTGGGCGACCGTCAAATGGGTGGGCCGCTGCGGCGAATGCCAGGCCTGGGGCACCGTGGAGGAGCTTGGCCAGGTCACGGCCAAGACCACCGCTGCCACCTCCATTGCCTCCCCCGCGCTGCCCATTGCCGAGATCGATGCCACCGCAGCCGGCTACCGGCCCTCCGGGGTCGGGGAACTGGACCGGGTCCTGGGCGGCGGGCTGGTTCCCGGCGCCGTGATCCTGCTCGCAGGAGAGCCGGGCGTCGGCAAGTCCACCCTGTTGCTCGACGTCGCGGCACGCACCGCCCGTACCGGGATGCGCGTGCTGTACGTGACGGGCGAGGAATCGGCGGCACAGGTCAAGGTCCGGGCCGAACGCATCAACGGCATCGCCGACACCCTGTTCCTGACCGCCGAAAACGATCTCGGCCTGGCCTTGGGCCAGATCGAGAAGATCGAACCGGACCTGCTGATCGTCGACTCGGTGCAGACGCTCGCCTCGGGCGAGGTCGAGGGTGCCGCGGGCGGTGTCACCCAGGTCCGCGAGGTCGCGGCCTCCCTGATCAACGTGGCAAAGCGCCGCAACATGGCCACCCTGCTGGTCGGGCACGTGACCAAGGACGGCTCCATTGCCGGACCCCGGCTGCTCGAGCACCTGGTCGATGTGGTCTGCCAGTTCGACGGCGAGCGCCACTCCCGGCTGCGGCTGCTGCGTGCCATCAAGAACCGCTACGGGCCCACGGACGAGGTCGGCTGCTTCGACCTGACCGAGGCAGGCATCGAGGGCCTTGCCGATCCCAGCGGACTGTTTGTCACCCGGACCAAGGACCCCGTGGCCGGCACCTGCATCACCGTCACGCTCGAGGGCCGCCGCCCATTGGTCGCCGAGGTGCAGACGCTGCTCTCCAAGACCACCAACGCGCAACCACGCCGGGCCACCAGCGGGCTCGATGCCCCGCGCACCGCGATGATCCTGGCCGTGCTGCAGTCCCGGGCGAAGATGGACCTCTCCGGACTCGACTCCTATGTCGCCACCGTCGGCGGGGTGAAGCTCAGCGAGCCCGCCACCGACCTGGCCACCATCCTGGCCCTGGCCTCCTCCATGCACAACCACCCGCTGCCGCCGCAATTCGTCGCCTTCGGCGAGGTCGGCCTGGCCGGGGAGGTCCGCCCGGTGCCGGAGATCGGACGTCGCATCATCGAGGCCGAACGCCTTGGCTTCAAGTTCGCCATGGTCCCCGCATCACCGCACCCTCCCAAGAACATTCCCGACGCCATCAGGGTATTCACCGTTTCTTCGGTCTTCGAGGCGCTGGACATCGCCTTCGAGCAGCGCGCCAAGAACTAG